The segment CACGGCTTTTTGAGCCGCTTTTATTGCAATTTCAGGAACAGAATTTACAAGAACCGGATGTTTACGAACATAATCCAGTTCCGCTTTCACTCCATAAATTGCGGCTGCGCCTGCAACGGTCTGTGCTATTGATTCTTCAATTAAATCCTGCACACTTTCATTACAGGTGCGAACGTTACCCTGAACCATTACGTTGTCAGGAATTCCGTTACGCAGACTGCCTCCGTGAACCTGAGTTATGCTGACAACTCCGCGCTCATGTGAAGGAATTTTACGTCCGACAATTGTCTGCAAACCTTTAATAATATCCGCGACTGCGGCAAAAGGCTCGTTGCAGACATGAGGCATTGAAGCGTGACCGCTTTTCCCTGTCACCATAATCTCAAAACGATCTTCGGAGGCCATGCACGCGCCCTTATGGACCGCGATTTTACCGGAAGCAAGGCCGGGCCACGCATGATAACCGAACAGATAATCAACTTTATATTTGTCGAAGAATGAATCCTCGATGACCCGTAATGCGCCTTCATAGCCCTCTTCGCCGGACTGAAAAAGAAGCAGGACAGTACCGTTGAAATCTCTATTTTTAGAGAGATAAGCGGCAAGAGCGAGAAGAGAAGTACAATGCCCGTCATGTCCGCATGCGTGCATACGTCCTTCAACTTGAGATTTATAAGCGAAACCGTTTTCTTCACTCATCTCAAGCGCGTCCATATCAACCCTGAAAGCTACAGTTGTGTCGCCTTCTCTGCCGTCGATTTTAGCGACAAGAGAATTAACACCGATATTTTCATACGAAATACCGTAATCATCCAGCTTTGATTTTACCAAAGCTAAAGTTTCAACTGTTTCAAGCCCTATTTCAGGGTTTTTATGAATCTGATGACGTATCGCTTTAAACTCATCAAGCAGTGCTGTCACATCCGGATTCAATCCCATTTAGATATCTCCCATATACTTCAAGACAGCCTGAGCAATTGCAGCAGAACCGATATAGGTGGAAACCATGACAAACAAACTTACTACCACAATACGCCAGCCGCTCTTCTTGAATGCAGCCAGATCCTTACCGATAGCGACACCTGCATAAGCAAGAATAGGAGTGGTAAGAGCCAGAAAGTGAACTTTTGCAACATATGCGTTAGTCACTGCGGAATAAGGGAAAGTAGGGAGTGTAATAATTACACCATATGTGATGACAAAAAGTACGGAAGGTATTTTTTTAAGCAAAAACATGTTGGTTGCTACGCCTGAAATGCAAAGCAACAACAATATTCCCATACCTGGAAGAGCATCAATAATATTATTATTAAAGCCGGCATGATTACCTACGAGA is part of the Maridesulfovibrio ferrireducens genome and harbors:
- a CDS encoding amidohydrolase, producing the protein MGLNPDVTALLDEFKAIRHQIHKNPEIGLETVETLALVKSKLDDYGISYENIGVNSLVAKIDGREGDTTVAFRVDMDALEMSEENGFAYKSQVEGRMHACGHDGHCTSLLALAAYLSKNRDFNGTVLLLFQSGEEGYEGALRVIEDSFFDKYKVDYLFGYHAWPGLASGKIAVHKGACMASEDRFEIMVTGKSGHASMPHVCNEPFAAVADIIKGLQTIVGRKIPSHERGVVSITQVHGGSLRNGIPDNVMVQGNVRTCNESVQDLIEESIAQTVAGAAAIYGVKAELDYVRKHPVLVNSVPEIAIKAAQKAVGAENVVTDMESSMAAEDYAFYMKHTKGCYVWIGNGVDSPPLHNSKFDFNDEILAVAASFFIEVIEELL